Proteins encoded within one genomic window of Myxococcus virescens:
- a CDS encoding MYXO-CTERM-anchored inactivated metalloprotease, with translation MPPSRAFLLIPSVILFGVTSARAQPYERTRYEGLELCRGDRTVTYAMTTSGGHPTAEERAAVTAAFNTWNQAVASCSDLVFTPGDDVPHPAPRPLDGKMLVTFRQVNCPDIVPDDDACWQNESCPDKYDCWPFAPRDVVEETSYFRMSTGEILGTELSLNNSNGMLTTLDGPPCDEGVIEPGCVIGDVQSLVTRSIGEGLGFALLTRTDSTMSRVLPWGDTQKRIIDPGTLQGICETYPRGLPTPGCVISTDGGVPDGGDGVPSGDGGVPEADGGVPDAGASPPDGDGGAPSKSGCTTTSSVPLLGALILLLGARRTGQRSRG, from the coding sequence ATGCCTCCTTCCAGAGCCTTTCTTCTCATTCCTTCCGTCATCCTCTTCGGTGTGACCAGCGCGCGGGCACAGCCATACGAACGTACACGCTACGAAGGGCTGGAGTTGTGCCGCGGCGACAGGACCGTGACCTATGCGATGACCACCTCGGGTGGCCACCCGACCGCTGAAGAAAGGGCCGCGGTTACCGCCGCGTTCAACACCTGGAACCAGGCCGTGGCCAGTTGCTCGGACCTGGTGTTCACACCCGGCGACGATGTACCCCATCCCGCACCGCGACCGCTCGACGGGAAGATGCTGGTGACCTTCCGCCAGGTGAACTGCCCGGACATCGTCCCCGATGACGATGCCTGCTGGCAGAATGAATCCTGTCCCGACAAGTATGACTGTTGGCCCTTCGCGCCAAGGGACGTCGTCGAGGAGACGAGCTATTTCCGGATGTCCACCGGTGAGATTCTCGGCACCGAGCTCAGCCTCAACAACAGCAATGGCATGCTCACGACGCTGGACGGTCCCCCTTGCGACGAGGGAGTCATCGAGCCCGGCTGCGTCATCGGAGATGTCCAGAGCCTGGTGACACGCTCCATCGGCGAGGGGCTGGGGTTCGCCCTGCTGACACGCACTGATTCCACGATGTCTCGCGTCCTGCCATGGGGCGATACGCAGAAGCGCATCATCGACCCTGGCACGCTCCAAGGCATCTGCGAGACCTACCCTCGAGGACTGCCAACCCCCGGGTGCGTCATCTCAACGGATGGCGGCGTCCCGGATGGAGGGGACGGCGTCCCGTCCGGCGATGGTGGCGTGCCGGAGGCTGACGGGGGTGTCCCGGACGCTGGTGCCAGCCCCCCTGACGGCGATGGCGGCGCTCCGTCCAAATCTGGCTGCACCACCACCTCCTCGGTGCCACTCCTCGGAGCGCTCATACTCCTGCTGGGAGCTCGACGCACTGGGCAACGCTCACGGGGCTGA
- a CDS encoding putative immunity protein produces MPPIADPIASTRRLGENLAMPILPKERDPRLITIRRGGSLTDEDHHLLAEWAALCAEHVLPFFESACPEDARPRDAIAVGRAWIRGEVRMRDAHQTAFVANAAARGLPDPARFAALAAGQAVAVAHVAAHYLGAAAYAIRAAAASVAVGNAEGARLQELGWQRERLPATLRELVLEDQRTRNDICWGVFTG; encoded by the coding sequence GTGCCGCCCATCGCCGACCCCATCGCGTCGACCAGGAGGCTGGGCGAGAATCTGGCCATGCCGATCCTGCCGAAAGAGCGAGACCCCAGGTTGATCACGATTCGTCGTGGCGGGAGCCTGACCGACGAGGACCACCACCTGCTCGCGGAGTGGGCTGCCCTCTGCGCGGAGCACGTCCTGCCCTTCTTCGAAAGCGCGTGCCCTGAGGACGCGCGCCCACGTGACGCCATCGCCGTGGGACGGGCGTGGATCAGGGGCGAAGTGCGGATGCGTGACGCCCACCAAACCGCGTTCGTGGCCAACGCCGCGGCTCGTGGGTTGCCTGACCCGGCCAGGTTCGCGGCTCTCGCGGCAGGCCAGGCGGTGGCCGTCGCCCACGTCGCAGCGCACTACTTGGGCGCGGCGGCGTACGCCATCCGGGCCGCCGCCGCGTCGGTCGCCGTGGGTAACGCAGAAGGCGCCCGTCTGCAGGAGCTCGGATGGCAGCGGGAACGGCTCCCCGCCACCCTCCGTGAGCTGGTCCTCGAAGACCAGCGGACGCGGAACGACATCTGCTGGGGCGTCTTCACCGGGTGA
- a CDS encoding DUF1684 domain-containing protein yields MRDYNRAYNPTCTFSAYSLCPLPPRQNRLPLRVQASEKRPQSQ; encoded by the coding sequence GTGCGGGACTACAACCGGGCATACAACCCCACTTGCACCTTCTCCGCCTACAGCCTGTGCCCGCTGCCGCCACGCCAGAACCGGCTTCCCTTGCGCGTGCAGGCAAGCGAGAAACGCCCGCAGAGTCAGTGA
- a CDS encoding alpha/beta hydrolase, with protein sequence MMKPLHLAVLRMLPALCLACAHPPQVPREAPVAAPALTYETYTVGAGEPEAMLVALHYSGSTPGFWRPLLEDWRTPTRIVLPRGPHPRREGFTWFAAGHEQKATEEKTADVEQMAARLAELIRELRAAHPRIRRVAVTGFSYGGDLAWALALRHPEQVDVAVPMGSRLLGDPTPDAPATRRVWVLQGEVDPITTAPQTAARVDALKAAGVAIDVKVYPDLGHDFSPQLIEDWRTFLQQQLRTEAQ encoded by the coding sequence ATGATGAAGCCCCTGCACCTCGCCGTGCTCCGGATGTTGCCTGCGCTCTGTCTCGCGTGTGCCCACCCGCCCCAGGTGCCCCGCGAGGCACCGGTTGCTGCCCCCGCGCTCACCTACGAGACCTACACCGTCGGAGCAGGCGAGCCCGAGGCGATGCTCGTCGCGCTGCACTACTCCGGGTCCACACCCGGGTTCTGGAGACCGCTGCTCGAGGACTGGCGCACCCCGACCCGCATCGTGCTGCCGCGCGGCCCACACCCGCGCAGGGAGGGCTTCACCTGGTTCGCCGCCGGCCACGAGCAGAAGGCGACCGAGGAGAAGACCGCCGATGTAGAGCAGATGGCCGCGCGGCTCGCAGAGCTCATCCGCGAGCTGCGCGCCGCCCACCCCCGCATCCGCCGCGTTGCCGTGACAGGCTTCTCCTACGGCGGAGACCTCGCCTGGGCGCTCGCGCTGCGCCACCCGGAGCAGGTGGATGTCGCGGTGCCCATGGGCTCACGCTTGCTCGGGGACCCCACGCCCGATGCACCGGCCACGAGGCGCGTGTGGGTGCTGCAGGGCGAAGTCGACCCCATTACCACTGCCCCGCAGACCGCGGCGCGCGTGGACGCACTGAAGGCAGCCGGTGTCGCCATCGATGTGAAGGTCTACCCCGACCTCGGCCACGACTTCTCACCGCAGCTCATTGAAGACTGGCGCACCTTCCTGCAGCAGCAGCTGCGCACGGAGGCGCAGTGA
- a CDS encoding glutathione S-transferase N-terminal domain-containing protein → MTWTLIGEAASPWSEKARWALDHHRLAYAYREHYPLIGELSLRLRARRLKGRVSTPMLLTPEGPLIDSFHIARYADAHGSAPTLFPAEHAEEIAAWNARSEAALGAARVRYLDRLANDRAAKLEQQPPAFPGFVRQLSVPAVDFAMAFLRRKYGMPDSTAAEATLVFELEALQRALAGGKRHLVANRLTYADLAMAVTLQFVSPVDGEHLAVGPATRAAGFHPQLCTRYPDIVAWRDALYARHRRSEQPAEPIRE, encoded by the coding sequence ATGACGTGGACCCTGATTGGCGAGGCTGCGTCTCCCTGGTCCGAAAAGGCCCGCTGGGCGCTGGACCACCACCGCCTCGCGTATGCGTACCGCGAGCACTACCCGCTCATCGGTGAACTCTCGCTGCGGCTGCGGGCGCGGCGACTGAAGGGGCGCGTGAGCACGCCCATGCTGCTCACGCCCGAGGGTCCGCTCATCGACTCCTTCCACATCGCTCGCTACGCGGACGCGCACGGCAGCGCGCCCACGCTCTTTCCGGCCGAGCACGCCGAGGAGATCGCCGCCTGGAACGCCCGCAGCGAGGCCGCGCTCGGCGCGGCGCGGGTGCGCTACCTCGACCGGCTCGCGAACGACCGCGCCGCGAAGCTGGAGCAGCAACCACCCGCCTTCCCTGGCTTCGTGCGCCAGCTCTCGGTGCCCGCGGTGGACTTCGCCATGGCGTTCCTGCGCAGGAAGTACGGGATGCCGGACAGCACGGCGGCGGAGGCCACGCTGGTATTCGAGCTGGAGGCGCTACAGCGTGCGCTCGCGGGCGGCAAGCGCCACCTCGTCGCGAACCGCCTCACCTACGCGGACCTCGCGATGGCGGTGACGCTGCAGTTCGTGTCACCCGTGGACGGCGAGCACCTCGCGGTAGGCCCCGCCACGCGCGCGGCGGGCTTCCACCCGCAGCTTTGCACGCGCTATCCGGACATCGTCGCCTGGCGCGACGCGCTCTACGCGCGGCACCGGCGCAGCGAGCAGCCCGCCGAGCCAATCCGGGAGTAG
- a CDS encoding YciI family protein: protein MTLTTALLLLTLGAAPAQPAAKKFEFDRHYLVLLERVPGAKKLPEAELAQLQKEHLAHLTRMGESGKMVLAGPFDEQDDVGMRGACIYRTATKAEAKQLAEQDPMVKAGRLKVQVMAWYTEKGYLAFPKAPPVEDAKDVAKDAGK from the coding sequence ATGACGCTCACGACCGCCCTGCTCCTGCTCACCCTCGGCGCCGCGCCGGCCCAGCCCGCCGCGAAGAAGTTCGAGTTCGACAGGCACTACCTCGTCCTACTCGAGCGCGTGCCTGGCGCCAAGAAGCTGCCAGAGGCCGAGCTGGCGCAGCTGCAGAAAGAGCACCTCGCGCACCTCACGCGCATGGGGGAGAGCGGCAAGATGGTGCTCGCGGGCCCCTTCGATGAGCAGGACGACGTGGGCATGCGCGGCGCGTGTATCTACCGTACCGCCACCAAGGCGGAGGCGAAGCAGCTCGCCGAGCAAGACCCGATGGTAAAGGCGGGCCGGCTGAAGGTGCAGGTCATGGCCTGGTACACGGAGAAGGGCTACCTCGCGTTCCCCAAGGCCCCACCCGTCGAGGATGCCAAGGACGTCGCGAAGGACGCGGGCAAGTAG
- a CDS encoding DUF3175 domain-containing protein: MQRPGPGDTSQPTSYRLLGGHGPRGPCAPRRHCITESLDVSTSKGTSRRARLTQADVAGRGSKSPETTPGMSTPPSQRAPRPARHQREPGEGQQERRWSRDVTERSNALDLEEGVFTRDPKDMARSLKRSAEQSSRRKASPFQSAMSMLTFFENRAGRGLTPERRQALEQAKDELRRLYGRPTKGTPPA, from the coding sequence ATGCAACGTCCAGGGCCCGGCGATACCAGCCAACCCACCTCGTATCGTCTGCTTGGAGGCCACGGGCCGCGCGGCCCGTGTGCTCCGCGGCGACACTGCATTACGGAGTCCTTGGACGTGAGCACAAGCAAGGGAACATCCCGGCGGGCACGCTTGACCCAGGCAGATGTCGCGGGCCGCGGTTCGAAGTCACCGGAAACAACGCCCGGGATGTCCACTCCGCCGTCTCAGCGGGCCCCGAGGCCAGCACGTCACCAGCGCGAGCCGGGTGAAGGCCAGCAGGAACGCCGTTGGTCACGCGACGTGACGGAGCGAAGCAACGCACTCGACCTTGAAGAGGGAGTCTTCACGCGGGACCCGAAAGACATGGCCCGCTCACTGAAACGCTCGGCGGAACAAAGCAGCCGACGGAAGGCTTCACCCTTCCAGTCCGCCATGTCGATGCTCACGTTCTTCGAAAACCGAGCGGGCCGCGGCCTGACGCCGGAAAGGCGGCAGGCCCTCGAACAAGCCAAGGATGAACTCCGGAGACTCTACGGCCGGCCGACGAAGGGCACACCACCCGCCTGA
- a CDS encoding RNA polymerase sigma factor — MCEAGAMSPEVLALLLQNRQRFLAFLTPHVGSVEAAEEVLQAALLKSVERGSTLREEERAVAWFYRLLRNALIDRYRHEQRQGRALRALAEESPLSTEDAAELERTVCACVSTLTTTLKPEYSDALQRVDLDGQTLAEFAEAAGITHTNAKVRLHRARQALGRRLEQACGTTCCRKGCVDCPCEEAGGL; from the coding sequence ATGTGCGAGGCTGGGGCCATGTCCCCGGAGGTCCTCGCGCTCCTGCTCCAGAACCGCCAGCGCTTCCTCGCCTTCCTGACACCCCACGTCGGGAGCGTCGAGGCGGCGGAGGAGGTGCTCCAGGCCGCGTTGCTCAAGAGCGTGGAGCGCGGGAGCACCCTGCGTGAGGAGGAGCGGGCGGTGGCCTGGTTCTACCGCCTGCTTCGCAACGCGCTCATCGACCGCTACCGGCACGAGCAGCGCCAGGGGCGCGCCCTGCGGGCCCTCGCCGAGGAGAGCCCCCTGTCCACCGAGGACGCGGCCGAACTGGAGCGGACCGTCTGTGCCTGTGTCTCCACGCTCACCACCACCCTGAAGCCCGAGTACTCCGACGCGCTCCAGCGGGTGGACCTGGACGGGCAGACCCTGGCGGAGTTCGCGGAGGCGGCCGGCATCACCCACACCAACGCGAAGGTGCGCCTCCATCGGGCCCGGCAGGCGTTGGGCCGGAGGCTGGAGCAGGCGTGCGGAACCACTTGCTGCCGCAAGGGCTGCGTGGACTGCCCCTGCGAGGAGGCGGGCGGACTGTAA
- a CDS encoding cation diffusion facilitator family transporter, whose translation MAGHLHSHSHGHGHAHAHAAPDSHSRAFMLGIGLNLAFVGVEATYGILSGSLALLADAGHNLGDVLGLVLAWGASVLGRRKATERHTYGFRSATILAALLNALLLLVAVGGMGWEAVRRLGQPTTVSSFTIMSVAGVGIVVNAATALLFWKGRERDLNIRGAFLHLAADAAVSLGVVLAGLLIYYTGWAWLDPVVTLAIAGLIFVGTWGLLKDSVNLALQAVPGHIDVRQVRERLVQTPGVSEVHDLHVWAMSTTEAALTAHLVMREPRLDDAFLDDVKRRLHDEFGIEHITLQVEEGALTGCCQLAFEPA comes from the coding sequence ATGGCGGGACACTTGCACTCCCACTCTCACGGACACGGGCACGCGCACGCGCACGCCGCGCCCGACTCGCACAGCCGGGCCTTCATGCTCGGCATCGGTCTCAACCTGGCCTTCGTCGGCGTCGAAGCCACGTATGGCATCCTGTCCGGCTCGCTCGCCCTGCTGGCGGATGCGGGGCACAACCTGGGTGACGTGCTGGGGCTCGTCCTCGCCTGGGGGGCGAGCGTCCTGGGCCGACGCAAGGCGACGGAGCGCCATACCTACGGCTTCCGGAGCGCCACCATCCTGGCCGCGCTGCTCAACGCCTTGCTGCTGCTGGTCGCGGTGGGCGGCATGGGCTGGGAGGCGGTGCGGCGACTGGGGCAGCCCACCACTGTGTCCAGCTTCACCATCATGTCGGTGGCGGGCGTGGGCATCGTCGTCAACGCGGCCACGGCGCTGCTCTTCTGGAAGGGCCGCGAGCGCGACCTCAACATCCGAGGCGCCTTCCTCCACCTGGCCGCGGACGCGGCCGTGTCGCTGGGCGTCGTCCTGGCGGGTCTCCTCATCTACTACACGGGTTGGGCGTGGCTGGACCCGGTGGTGACGCTGGCCATCGCGGGCCTCATCTTCGTGGGGACGTGGGGGCTGCTCAAGGACTCCGTCAACCTCGCGCTCCAGGCGGTGCCGGGACACATCGACGTGCGTCAGGTGCGCGAGCGGCTCGTTCAGACTCCAGGGGTGTCCGAGGTCCATGACCTGCACGTCTGGGCCATGAGCACCACCGAGGCCGCGCTCACCGCGCACCTCGTCATGCGGGAGCCGCGGCTGGACGACGCCTTCCTCGACGACGTGAAGCGGCGGCTCCATGACGAGTTCGGCATCGAGCACATCACGCTCCAGGTGGAGGAGGGGGCGCTCACGGGTTGCTGCCAGCTCGCATTCGAGCCTGCCTGA
- a CDS encoding PLP-dependent aminotransferase family protein translates to MDSPRIKNDEGPVRRPWRFDFTLERDTSVSQQTQLTRALIHEIQRGRLPPGSMLPGSRTLADQLGVNRKVVVAAVDELVAQGWLETRPASGTRVAASLPRSAIADVELPTQRKSAWPRRDTSLVSITDGLPDPRLAPQAELARAYARALRSLSRAAVGYGDAAGDPSLREVISSFVNQARGLSTTIDEIFLARGAQGALGLYSLAMLERGDVVAVEVPGYAPAWRAFEFAGAKVSYIPIDGEGLRTDVLEKTARRLSGKLKAVYVTPHHQYPTSVSMTPERRIKLLQLAEHFDFTIIEDDYDYEYHFEGEPLLPLHATGGSRRVVYIASLSKLLAPTVRLGYLVASEECIRKLKETRELLERQGDVVLEHAIAELFEDGTLQRHARRARREYKARRDHLLSRLRATPALDACFDYSVPAGGLALWLTLRKGSIDSLVARAREEHLLMAPGSTYLPKGRLDAIRLGFAAHTPDELTRICDTLARCIPS, encoded by the coding sequence ATGGACAGCCCCAGAATCAAGAATGATGAGGGTCCAGTCAGGCGGCCGTGGCGCTTCGACTTCACCCTCGAACGGGACACGTCCGTGTCGCAGCAGACGCAGCTCACCCGAGCGCTCATCCACGAGATCCAGCGCGGGAGGCTCCCTCCGGGCTCGATGCTTCCGGGAAGCCGAACCCTCGCAGACCAGCTCGGGGTGAATCGGAAGGTGGTCGTCGCGGCGGTGGACGAGCTCGTCGCCCAGGGGTGGCTCGAGACGCGCCCCGCCTCTGGAACGCGCGTGGCGGCCTCCCTACCGCGCTCGGCGATCGCTGACGTCGAGTTGCCCACGCAGCGCAAGTCGGCCTGGCCGCGTCGGGACACCTCCCTCGTGTCGATCACCGATGGGTTGCCGGACCCTCGGCTCGCGCCGCAGGCGGAGTTGGCGCGCGCATACGCGCGGGCGCTTCGCTCTCTCAGCCGAGCGGCGGTGGGCTACGGCGACGCAGCAGGAGATCCGAGCCTCCGCGAAGTGATTTCGAGTTTCGTCAATCAGGCGCGCGGGCTCTCCACAACCATCGATGAGATCTTCCTCGCTCGTGGAGCGCAGGGCGCGCTCGGCCTCTATTCACTGGCGATGCTCGAACGTGGCGACGTGGTCGCTGTGGAGGTGCCAGGTTACGCACCTGCGTGGCGCGCGTTCGAGTTCGCGGGGGCGAAGGTCTCGTACATCCCCATCGATGGCGAGGGCTTGAGGACCGACGTCCTCGAGAAAACGGCGCGGAGGCTGTCGGGCAAGCTGAAGGCCGTCTACGTGACGCCGCATCATCAGTACCCGACGTCGGTCTCCATGACGCCGGAACGACGGATCAAGCTGCTGCAGCTCGCCGAGCACTTCGACTTCACCATCATCGAGGACGACTACGACTACGAGTACCACTTCGAAGGTGAGCCGCTGCTACCGCTCCACGCGACCGGAGGATCGCGGCGCGTCGTCTACATCGCGTCGCTGTCCAAGCTGCTCGCGCCGACCGTGCGGCTCGGCTACCTCGTCGCGTCGGAGGAGTGCATTCGCAAGCTGAAGGAAACGCGTGAGCTGCTCGAACGACAAGGTGACGTCGTCCTCGAGCACGCCATCGCGGAGCTCTTCGAAGACGGGACGCTCCAGCGTCACGCGAGGCGAGCCCGCCGAGAATACAAAGCACGCCGAGATCACCTCCTCTCGCGGCTCCGCGCGACGCCTGCGCTCGACGCGTGCTTCGACTACTCCGTGCCGGCGGGTGGGTTGGCGCTGTGGCTGACCCTGCGCAAGGGGAGCATCGACTCGTTGGTGGCAAGGGCGCGTGAGGAACACCTGCTGATGGCCCCAGGCTCCACCTACCTTCCCAAGGGGCGCCTGGACGCCATTCGGCTCGGGTTCGCCGCGCACACGCCGGACGAGCTTACGCGAATCTGCGACACGCTCGCCCGTTGCATTCCAAGCTGA
- a CDS encoding YggS family pyridoxal phosphate-dependent enzyme: MRRNVATVRGRIAAACARVGRDPVEVRLLPVSKTMPEARIRMAYAAGCRELGENKVQEALGKAEAMTDLTDLRWSVIGHLQTNKAKVVARFASEFQALDSVRVAEALDRRLQVEGRALDVLVQVNTSGEASKFGLPPDEVARFVRELPAFSSLRVHGLMTLALLSADPTRVRPCFALLRELRERLREEAPAGITMNELSMGMSGDFELAVEEGATIVRVGQAIFGPRELPDSHYWPEPNATSGHTS; encoded by the coding sequence ATTCGGCGCAACGTGGCGACTGTTCGCGGGCGCATCGCCGCCGCATGCGCGCGAGTCGGTCGCGATCCGGTCGAGGTCCGTCTCCTGCCGGTCAGCAAGACCATGCCCGAGGCCCGCATCCGCATGGCCTACGCGGCTGGCTGCCGCGAACTCGGCGAGAACAAGGTCCAGGAGGCGTTGGGTAAAGCCGAGGCGATGACAGATCTCACCGACCTGCGGTGGTCGGTGATCGGGCACCTCCAGACGAACAAGGCGAAGGTCGTCGCGCGCTTCGCCAGCGAGTTTCAAGCGCTGGACAGCGTTCGCGTCGCGGAAGCGCTCGATCGACGCTTGCAGGTGGAGGGGCGCGCGCTCGACGTGTTGGTGCAGGTCAACACGTCCGGTGAGGCCAGCAAGTTCGGCCTGCCGCCGGATGAGGTCGCCCGCTTCGTCCGCGAGTTGCCCGCCTTCTCCTCGCTGCGCGTCCATGGGCTGATGACTCTCGCGCTGCTGTCGGCCGATCCGACGCGTGTGCGTCCGTGCTTCGCGCTGCTTCGGGAGCTGCGAGAGCGGCTGCGTGAGGAGGCGCCGGCTGGCATCACGATGAACGAGCTCTCGATGGGGATGTCCGGCGACTTCGAGTTGGCTGTCGAGGAGGGCGCTACCATCGTGCGCGTGGGGCAGGCGATCTTCGGCCCTCGCGAGCTGCCCGACAGCCACTATTGGCCTGAGCCGAACGCGACCTCTGGCCACACGTCGTAA
- a CDS encoding GNAT family N-acetyltransferase, translating to MNEKNHMIVRPVERGDFEQWLPYWKSYLEFYKITLPEEVTQATWERFFDDREPMHSAVAVDGERVVGFVNYLFHRSTWAQNDFCYLEDLFVDPETRGRHVGKKLIEFVQERARAKACGRLYWHTQETNLTAQRLYDWIGEKPGVIEYRMSLA from the coding sequence ATGAACGAGAAGAATCACATGATCGTTCGCCCCGTTGAGAGGGGCGACTTTGAACAATGGCTTCCGTACTGGAAGAGCTACCTGGAATTCTACAAAATCACTTTGCCGGAGGAAGTGACCCAGGCGACCTGGGAGCGATTCTTCGACGACCGCGAGCCGATGCACTCGGCCGTCGCGGTGGACGGCGAACGAGTCGTTGGGTTTGTCAATTATCTCTTCCACCGTTCGACGTGGGCGCAGAATGACTTCTGCTACCTCGAAGACCTCTTCGTCGATCCAGAGACACGGGGACGCCATGTCGGCAAGAAGCTCATCGAGTTCGTACAGGAGCGCGCCCGCGCAAAGGCCTGCGGGCGTCTCTACTGGCATACTCAAGAAACCAATCTCACGGCGCAACGACTCTACGATTGGATCGGAGAGAAGCCTGGTGTGATTGAATATCGGATGTCGCTCGCTTGA
- a CDS encoding MFS transporter, with the protein MHASWKRNTALFLGSQALSLLGSSLVQYALLWQVTLQTRSSVMMTLYIVAGFLPTFLLSPFAGVWADRYDRRKLIVLADAMIALVTLALAVVFTLRGTELWLFFLAAAIRSVGTAVQQPAVGALLPQLVPEDQLMRVNSIQGTLHSVNMLGAPALAGFLMSVAPLQVLFYIDVVTAALAITLVTLFVQVAPRPRAPEQEGASQLTEIQDGFRYIRGHAHLVPFFGYLGFIMVLITPAAFLTPLQTARSFGDEVWRLSAIEMVFSVGMMLGGAGLAAWGGFTSRMRTMVASNLIMGACTVALGVVPHFGVYLAAMGLFGVALPLYNTPAMVMLQERVEPAYLGRVISVMTMLSTSLMPLSMLLFGPLAEVVSIERLLQVTGVLVILLGLLTPLHRRLMSFGEPKSPPVQSQELAS; encoded by the coding sequence ATGCACGCCTCCTGGAAGCGCAACACAGCCCTTTTCCTGGGCAGCCAGGCCCTCTCTTTACTCGGCTCCTCCCTGGTGCAGTACGCGCTCCTGTGGCAGGTGACGCTGCAGACACGCTCGAGCGTCATGATGACGCTCTACATCGTGGCCGGCTTCCTGCCCACGTTCCTCCTCTCGCCTTTCGCGGGTGTCTGGGCCGACCGATACGACCGCCGCAAGCTCATCGTCCTCGCCGATGCGATGATTGCGCTGGTGACCCTGGCGCTGGCCGTGGTGTTCACCTTGCGCGGTACGGAGCTGTGGCTCTTCTTCCTGGCCGCGGCGATCCGCTCCGTGGGGACGGCCGTTCAACAGCCGGCGGTGGGCGCGCTGCTGCCGCAGTTGGTGCCCGAGGACCAGCTGATGCGGGTCAACAGCATCCAGGGCACCCTCCACTCGGTCAACATGTTGGGGGCGCCCGCGCTCGCTGGCTTCCTCATGTCCGTGGCCCCCCTGCAGGTGCTCTTCTACATCGACGTGGTGACAGCGGCCCTGGCCATCACCCTGGTGACGCTCTTCGTCCAGGTAGCGCCGCGCCCCCGCGCGCCGGAGCAGGAGGGGGCCTCGCAGCTAACGGAGATCCAAGACGGCTTCCGCTACATCCGCGGCCACGCGCACCTGGTGCCGTTCTTCGGCTACCTGGGATTCATCATGGTCCTCATCACTCCGGCCGCATTCCTCACGCCGCTGCAGACGGCGCGAAGCTTCGGGGACGAGGTGTGGAGATTGTCGGCCATCGAAATGGTCTTCTCAGTGGGAATGATGTTGGGGGGCGCCGGGCTCGCGGCGTGGGGCGGCTTCACCAGCCGCATGCGGACGATGGTCGCATCCAACCTCATCATGGGTGCGTGCACCGTGGCCCTCGGCGTGGTGCCCCATTTCGGGGTGTACCTGGCGGCCATGGGGCTCTTCGGCGTGGCGCTGCCGCTCTACAACACGCCCGCCATGGTGATGCTCCAGGAGCGCGTGGAGCCGGCCTACCTGGGCCGCGTCATCAGTGTGATGACCATGCTCTCCACCTCGCTGATGCCATTGTCCATGCTGCTCTTCGGGCCCCTGGCAGAAGTGGTCTCCATCGAGCGGCTCCTGCAGGTCACCGGCGTGCTGGTGATCCTCCTCGGACTGCTCACGCCGCTACACCGTCGGCTGATGTCCTTCGGTGAGCCCAAGAGCCCCCCAGTTCAATCCCAGGAACTGGCCAGCTGA
- a CDS encoding ferredoxin, with the protein MSKYHAPHPMNVAGDFYVVDQCCTACGVPTHHAPETFAFENDQPGASCYVQRQPTSPEEVDRALMVVRCQEFGCIRYRGTDPVILRRLTEADSGDQCDAPLPAGIRPVVRNHVSVEVQSRDARAWKSDTVLERFRHWLTDRRHQTTSIIRSGSGASFSFAWTQEDFHHVMVSPIGDVPGRWLIQHAGNLAASETIDRWLMDAEELGAVRWYSQEEWTRGQLGQARPW; encoded by the coding sequence ATGTCGAAATACCACGCTCCCCATCCCATGAACGTGGCTGGCGACTTCTATGTCGTGGACCAGTGCTGCACGGCGTGCGGTGTTCCAACACACCATGCCCCAGAGACGTTCGCGTTCGAGAACGACCAACCTGGGGCGAGCTGCTACGTCCAGCGGCAGCCCACCAGCCCCGAGGAAGTCGACCGCGCGCTCATGGTCGTCCGTTGCCAGGAGTTCGGATGCATTCGATACCGGGGGACCGACCCTGTCATCCTGCGCCGCCTCACGGAAGCAGATTCAGGCGACCAGTGCGACGCGCCGCTGCCCGCGGGTATCCGCCCCGTCGTGCGGAACCATGTTTCCGTCGAAGTACAGAGTCGTGATGCCCGCGCCTGGAAATCAGACACCGTGCTCGAGCGATTCCGCCACTGGCTGACGGACCGGCGCCATCAGACCACCTCCATCATCAGGAGCGGCTCCGGCGCTTCCTTTTCCTTTGCCTGGACCCAAGAGGACTTCCACCATGTGATGGTCAGTCCCATTGGCGACGTACCTGGCCGATGGCTCATCCAACACGCAGGGAACCTCGCTGCGTCCGAAACCATCGACCGGTGGCTCATGGATGCGGAAGAACTAGGCGCGGTCCGGTGGTACTCGCAGGAGGAGTGGACGCGTGGCCAGCTGGGCCAGGCTCGCCCCTGGTAA